One window of the Colletotrichum destructivum chromosome 4, complete sequence genome contains the following:
- a CDS encoding Putative extracellular membrane protein, CFEM — protein MRQSMLIGLMVAFFRASQASLLDYAGKLPECGLTCTLEQIPLSACKVVSNDTCICSDEKLRASVQTCLLERCKRLEAIDVARIEAEACKRPVRNRKVDIIAPIVIQALGALAVPLRLYARWTTMHRFESDDLIMIFCGVCTKRVDVRGRKGVLAHDLTNGQLLFIVFVTLGQLAGSVAFGEDIWMVEPEELTFGLKIFFIDESFYLACLGLTKISVLFFYLRIFPNKSFRRATYAAMTYIGLSTTIMLFMQIFQCIPFSFNWDGWKGDFGPHHCLNINVLAFVAGGLSISHDIIILFLPVPLLWHLNMGLRSKIGIFIMFSLGIFILITSCVRLQYIALFTRSLNPTWDFTDPLIWSGIEVSVSMIVVCLPATRVLWKRSLPRCFSSIATLEFSPPKRESSTSSRVAQYSKSNGGGGDHHRSNEQSSSFDRKAAAAAAARRIAERRKQFFSFRSTNVEPSESELELGDKVRGEVRTQIRYGDAEPAPSSSSRRRGSIESGIHVRTTTTFEDLTGEARGKPFFLP, from the exons ATGAGGCAGTCCATGCTAATCGGCCTCATGGTCGCCTTCTTCCGAGCCTCACAAGCTTCCCTGCTAGACTACGCAGGAAAGCTTCCAGAGTGCGGT CTGACATGTACCCTGGAACAAATACCGCTCTCGGCGTGCAAGGTCGTGTCGAACGATACCTGCATATGCAGCGATGAAAAGCTGAGGGCAAGCGTGCAGACGTGCCTCCTCGAGCGGTGCAAGAGGCTGGAGGCCATAG ATGTCGCGAGGATAGAGGCCGAAGCGTGCAAGAGACCGGTCCGCAACCGGAAAGTCGACATCATCGCGCCCATCGTCATCCAGGCTCTTGGGGCATTGGCGGTCCCGTTGCGGTTATATGCCCGCTGGACAACCATGCACCGATTTGAGTCCGACGACCTGATCATGATCTTTTGCGGGGTATGTACAAAGCGTGTAGACGTAcgggggaggaagggggtATTGGCCCATGATCTGACAAACGGACAGCTCCTTTTCATTGTGTTCGTCACCCTCGGTCAGCTGG CCGGCTCAGTCGCATTCGGAGAAGACATATGGATGGTGGAGCCGGAAGAGCTCACTTTCGGACTCAAG ATCTTCTTCATCGATGAGAGCTTCTACCTCGCCTGCCTGGGGCTCACCAAGATATCAGTGCTCTTCTTCTACCTGCGGATATTCCCCAACAAATCGTTCCGGCGCGCCACCTACGCGGCCATGACCTACATCGGGCTGTCGACCACCATCATGCTCTTCATGCAGATCTTCCAGTGCATCCCCTTCTCGTTCAACTGGGACGGGTGGAAGGGCGACTTTGGCCCGCACCACTGCCTCAACATCAACGTGCtggccttcgtcgccggcgggctCAGCATCAGCcacgacatcatcatcctcttcctccccgtGCCGCTGCTGTGGCACCTCAACATGGGCCTGCGCTCCAAGATTGGAATCTTCATCATGTTCAGCCTGGGTATCTTCATCCTAATCACGTCGTGCGTGCGCCTGCAGTACATCGCCCTGTTCACGCGGTCGCTGAACCCGACGTGGGACTTTACGGATCCGCTCATCTGGTCGGGTATCGAGGTGTCGGTGTCGATGATCGTCGTGTGCCTCCCCGCGACGCGGGTCCTCTGGAAGCGCAGCCTGCCCAGGTGCTTCAGCTCCATCGCGACCCTCGAGTTCTCGCCGCCCAAGAGGGAgtcgagcacgtcgtcgcGGGTCGCGCAGTACTCCAAGtcgaacggcggcggcggcgaccaccACCGGAGCAACGAgcagtcgtcgtcgttcgaCCGaaaggcggccgccgccgccgcggcgcggAGGATTGCCGAGAGGAGGAAACAATTCTTCTCGTTCCGGTCCACCAACGTCGAGCCGAGCGAGAgcgagctggagctgggGGACAAGGTCCGGGGCGAGGTGCGGACGCAGATCAGGTACGGGGATGCGGAACcagccccctcctcctcctcgagacgCCGGGGCTCTATCGAGTCGGGCATCCACGTGCGCACGACGACCACGTTTGAAGACTTGACGGGTGAGGCCCGCGGAAAGCCTTTCTTTTTGCCATGA